A region of the Fusobacteria bacterium ZRK30 genome:
GTAATTATAAATTACACCTACTCAATATATTATTTAACCATATATTTTTTAAATCCATCACTATATACTTCAGACATATCAGCTTTTACTATCATTACCTCTAAATCATCTTTATTATTGACATAATCCATCACATCTTCCATTGGCATAGAGAAGAAAGCTGTCGAATACATATCAGCAAAGAAACCATCTTCTCCGATAACTACTACCATCTTTCTGTCCCTCACAGGATATCCAGTTTTTCTATCTAGCAGATGATGATATTTTTTACCATCTATCTCTACATAGATCTGATAATCCCCGGATACTCCCATGGATTTGTCATCTACTCCTATTATATGGTATACCTTAGAGGGATCTTCCGGGTTTTGTAGCCCAACCTTCCATGATTCCCCTTCTGGCTTTTTATTCAAAGTTTCAATACTGGATATAGCACTTATAAAGGCGTGTTCCACTCCATTTTCAGCCAATATAATCTTAGCTCTATGGATGGCATATCCCTTCAAAAATGATCCTGTATCTATTTCATTTTTAGAAGTTTTCAGTCTTATTTTATTCCCTGTAACTTCTAAATTTTTATAATCTACCATCCTGATAGCTTTTTCCAATTGATCTTTTTTAGGGATCTTTACCCTATCAGATTCGTCGAAAAAACCCCAGACTTTCATCAGTGGAGTTATAGTAATATCATACTTAGTTTTGCTCAAATCATAAGTCTGTTTTACGCCTGAAAACAGATATAAACCTTCACTATCCAATTCAAAAAATTTCCCCGGGTTGTGATTCATCTTATAAATCACACTATCCTCTTTATGAGTATTAAACTTATCATCTATTCTTTCTATCTCCTCAAAAGCCAGCTCTATGGCTTTTTTAGCTTGTGCAGAGTTTTCAGAATAAACTACCATATCTATCATGGTCCCAAAGGCGAATTTTCTTTCTACTATTTTTTTCTTTTCTTTTTTTCCACACCCAATTAGGAGTAACAAGATAAAAATCAATAGAATTTTTTTCATACTATCCCTCTAGATTTCCTCTCACTAACTCTACTTTACCTTCTATAACTTCCTTGCTTGCTATCTCTG
Encoded here:
- a CDS encoding FAD:protein FMN transferase, which codes for MKKILLIFILLLLIGCGKKEKKKIVERKFAFGTMIDMVVYSENSAQAKKAIELAFEEIERIDDKFNTHKEDSVIYKMNHNPGKFFELDSEGLYLFSGVKQTYDLSKTKYDITITPLMKVWGFFDESDRVKIPKKDQLEKAIRMVDYKNLEVTGNKIRLKTSKNEIDTGSFLKGYAIHRAKIILAENGVEHAFISAISSIETLNKKPEGESWKVGLQNPEDPSKVYHIIGVDDKSMGVSGDYQIYVEIDGKKYHHLLDRKTGYPVRDRKMVVVIGEDGFFADMYSTAFFSMPMEDVMDYVNNKDDLEVMIVKADMSEVYSDGFKKYMVK